From the Polynucleobacter acidiphobus genome, the window GTGTTTATCCTTAATGCATTAGCTTAATTCGTTCACATAGTGCAACTTCGTGGTCTCGTAATACGCCATACGGACCTCAACCGGCTTATTGCCATAGGTGAAGCTACGGCGCTCAACTGATAAGAGCGCTGCGCCAGGGGCAAGATTGAGGTGTTTGGCCAACTCAGCACTGGCATTCACTGCCTTGATTTGCTCCTCGGCCCAGACCATGTGGGTATTGAATTCGCTTTCATAAAAGCCATACAAGGGTCCATGCCAACTACTCAAGCGCTCAAGGCTGATTCCCTCAAAACGCTTTGGCAAAAGGTAAATGGTCTCAAATACGGTTGGCTGCCCACCAAAGCGCTGAATCCTCTTGATTTCGATGACCGGATCACTGGGCTTCTGCTCCAAAAGCGAAGCAATATGTGCGTCGGCCTGGCGTGACTCGCAGCTCAGAAAAGCGCTCTTCAGAATCAGCTCTTTGCCATCATCTGGAACGAGGCGCAAGAACCGAAATTGCACGGCATCTTCGCGATGGCTAGCGACAAAGGTACCCTTCCCTTGGTGTCGCACCACCACATTCTCGGCTGCAAGGGCGTCGATGGCTTTGCGCACAGTTCCTTGACTGACCTTATAGCGCTCGGCCAGGTCCATCTCACTTGGGATTGGGCTCCCAGGCTGCCATTCACCGGCTTGCAAGCTCTCCAATAAGAGCTCTTTAATCTGTTGATACAGAGGGCTAAAGTTGGCAGATTGCTCTACGGATCGCATCGTAACTAATCGTGATTCTTTTATCTTATAAAAGACTTGGCTCTAGTGTAAATGTAAACTAATGGTTTGTAAGCAAGTTCATCATTAACCCTTTATCCGGAGTTTGTAATGGCAAAAGCCCCTATGCGTGTCGCTGTCACTGGTGCAGCAGGTCAAATTGGTTATTCCCTACTGTTTCGTATTGCCAATGGCGATATGT encodes:
- a CDS encoding GntR family transcriptional regulator; amino-acid sequence: MRSVEQSANFSPLYQQIKELLLESLQAGEWQPGSPIPSEMDLAERYKVSQGTVRKAIDALAAENVVVRHQGKGTFVASHREDAVQFRFLRLVPDDGKELILKSAFLSCESRQADAHIASLLEQKPSDPVIEIKRIQRFGGQPTVFETIYLLPKRFEGISLERLSSWHGPLYGFYESEFNTHMVWAEEQIKAVNASAELAKHLNLAPGAALLSVERRSFTYGNKPVEVRMAYYETTKLHYVNELS